From Deltaproteobacteria bacterium, the proteins below share one genomic window:
- a CDS encoding NAD(P)-dependent oxidoreductase, giving the protein MSQDLVLVTGGAGYVGSHLVRKLLADGFRVRILDNLLYGEHGIADLRSDPRLQVSVGDICSLRDVARAVQGVRAVVALAAVVGDPACEVDPQETMRINFESTRCMLDACREAGVRRLVFASSCSVYGANGQELLHEGSHLNPVSLYARTRIMSENVLLQERGPVEVIILRLATVCGQSTRMRFDLMVNTITARAAREGRVRIVGVEQWRPHLHVRDAAAAFARAVEAPSAAAQGGIFNVGHESQNFTIGDVAEKVVQHLPDTVVEYANGTGDRRSYRVSFERVREQLGFVPQFTVDDAIREIRTLLTNGAIADIDDAQFHNVKWLRRTGLRPAAAPG; this is encoded by the coding sequence ATGTCGCAGGATCTCGTGCTGGTAACCGGAGGCGCCGGTTATGTTGGTTCACATCTGGTCCGTAAACTGTTGGCCGATGGCTTCCGGGTGCGGATCTTGGACAATCTCCTTTACGGCGAGCACGGCATCGCCGATCTCCGTTCTGACCCGCGGCTTCAGGTGAGCGTAGGCGACATCTGCAGCCTGCGCGACGTTGCCCGTGCGGTGCAGGGGGTGCGCGCGGTGGTGGCTTTGGCGGCGGTGGTCGGTGATCCGGCGTGTGAGGTCGACCCTCAGGAGACCATGCGAATAAACTTCGAGTCGACCCGCTGTATGCTCGACGCCTGCCGCGAGGCGGGGGTGCGGCGGTTGGTGTTCGCCTCGTCGTGCAGCGTTTATGGGGCGAATGGCCAGGAGCTGTTACACGAGGGCTCTCATCTCAACCCGGTGTCGCTGTACGCGCGCACGCGCATCATGTCGGAGAACGTGTTGCTGCAGGAGCGTGGTCCGGTCGAGGTAATCATTTTGCGCCTGGCGACAGTCTGTGGGCAATCAACGCGCATGCGCTTCGATCTGATGGTGAACACGATCACGGCCCGCGCCGCTCGCGAGGGCAGAGTGCGGATCGTCGGGGTCGAACAGTGGCGCCCGCACTTGCACGTCCGCGACGCAGCCGCGGCGTTTGCTCGGGCTGTCGAAGCGCCGAGCGCGGCGGCCCAGGGAGGCATCTTCAACGTCGGCCACGAATCGCAGAATTTCACCATCGGTGATGTGGCCGAGAAGGTCGTGCAGCACCTGCCCGATACCGTCGTCGAGTATGCTAACGGCACCGGCGACCGCCGCAGTTATCGCGTCAGCTTCGAGCGCGTCCGCGAGCAGCTCGGCTTTGTCCCACAGTTCACGGTCGACGACGCGATTCGAGAGATTCGCACTCTGCTGACCAACGGGGCGATCGCCGATATCGACGACGCTCAGTTCCACAACGTGAAATGGCTGCGGCGGACGGGCCTGCGCCCGGCGGCGGCGCCGGGCTGA
- a CDS encoding polysaccharide biosynthesis C-terminal domain-containing protein: MARTVGKNALYTLIAGLGSFAMGLGTGIITARMLGPHDRGIFSLVSVLPHTVVAFVKLGMAQGSIYAIRRQRADPGAVAGQLLLAAFAISLPVMAGVYVYKAQAARLLLAGANPLYFLLALPLIPLLLLESYFFGVLQAVDRFGIFNRRRLLAGAGGLIGMLLALVIWRGGLTAAILVSVGITALLDLWLIVTVARVCGMHFRWDGKLARGLLSFGLKSHLQTIATHMHFRADLYLVALLLNPTDVAFYSIASRLAEVILFVPESLGLVVYPKQAGSSKAVLEDLTAASCRHVALMTVLAGLALVAVGPWLVVVWYGRDYAPAGAPLFYVVPGVIMMSLFFMLSRSFTSQNRQEINIVASGVALGCNVLFNIYLIPRMGISGAGLSTALSYSLATLILARVYLKESGKTVRDLLVIKRDDLVLYRQLLAEVIGRRGSIRPAVATQGGAR, from the coding sequence ATGGCGCGGACGGTCGGTAAGAACGCCCTCTATACCCTGATTGCCGGACTCGGCTCGTTCGCCATGGGTTTGGGCACAGGCATCATCACCGCGCGCATGCTCGGGCCGCACGACCGCGGCATCTTCTCGCTGGTGTCGGTGCTGCCGCATACCGTTGTGGCCTTCGTCAAGCTGGGCATGGCGCAGGGCAGCATTTACGCCATTCGCCGCCAGCGTGCCGACCCTGGCGCCGTGGCGGGGCAGCTCCTGCTGGCGGCGTTCGCCATCAGCCTGCCGGTTATGGCCGGCGTGTATGTGTACAAGGCGCAGGCAGCGCGGCTGCTGCTCGCAGGGGCTAACCCGCTGTACTTCCTGCTGGCACTGCCGCTGATCCCGCTGCTGTTGCTCGAGAGCTATTTCTTCGGCGTACTACAGGCGGTGGACCGCTTCGGTATCTTCAATCGCCGCCGTTTGCTGGCGGGGGCCGGCGGCCTGATCGGCATGCTGCTGGCCCTGGTGATCTGGCGCGGCGGCTTGACGGCGGCCATTCTCGTCTCGGTCGGCATTACCGCGCTACTCGATCTCTGGCTGATCGTCACGGTGGCGCGCGTGTGTGGGATGCATTTCCGCTGGGACGGCAAGTTGGCGCGCGGGCTGCTGAGCTTCGGCCTGAAGTCCCATCTGCAGACAATCGCCACCCACATGCACTTCCGCGCCGACTTGTACTTGGTTGCGCTGCTGCTAAACCCCACCGACGTCGCATTCTACTCGATTGCGTCACGACTGGCGGAGGTGATTCTGTTCGTTCCCGAGTCGCTGGGCTTGGTGGTCTACCCGAAGCAGGCGGGCTCCTCTAAGGCGGTGTTGGAAGACCTCACCGCCGCCTCGTGCCGGCACGTGGCGCTGATGACAGTGCTGGCGGGGCTAGCGCTGGTAGCTGTCGGGCCTTGGCTGGTGGTGGTGTGGTACGGGCGCGATTACGCCCCGGCGGGTGCGCCTCTGTTCTATGTCGTGCCGGGCGTGATCATGATGTCGCTCTTCTTCATGTTGTCGCGCAGCTTCACCAGCCAGAATCGGCAAGAGATCAACATCGTCGCTTCGGGCGTGGCGCTGGGGTGCAATGTGCTGTTCAACATCTACCTCATCCCCCGCATGGGCATCTCCGGAGCTGGCTTGTCGACTGCCCTTTCGTATTCGCTGGCCACGCTGATCCTGGCGCGCGTATACCTCAAGGAGTCGGGGAAGACAGTTCGTGATCTGCTGGTAATCAAGCGTGATGATCTGGTGCTCTACCGCCAGCTGCTGGCCGAAGTGATCGGCCGCCGTGGCAGCATTCGGCCGGCAGTGGCGACGCAAGGCGGTGCTCGTTGA
- a CDS encoding glycosyltransferase, with amino-acid sequence MRPLRVMFIEASSGGVVGGSLTGLYHLIRGLDRSAFACSMVLYEPKTIEADLAALGVPVYHVSRRRVPKQHALLGVQSYQRAKRVGVIARGLRCGRQAVRLAVEEGPAALGLRRVIRRERPDVLHLGNGLRANFDAVLAARLTGTPVVCHIKGFEKYSTRERFAAAKIDALVCMTQAVQAHCAANGVVARRNEVVYDALDEDGFCPARSPAQVRAELPGLAPQTPCAGIVGNIQEWKGQAVVVEAMALVHRRVPQARCLIVGGAHRAGAAYELELRRRVREAGLENVVHFTGFRADIADVINALDVVVHASVRPEPFGRVILEGMLLRKPVVAAAAGGVPELIADGDTGFLVPPGDAAALAERLITLLGDPELRQRIGSRAQAWARERFSLAHHVASMTGIYHEVTRTH; translated from the coding sequence ATGAGGCCGTTGCGGGTGATGTTCATCGAAGCGTCCAGCGGGGGGGTGGTTGGGGGTTCGCTGACCGGACTTTACCACCTGATCCGCGGGCTCGACCGGAGCGCGTTTGCCTGCAGCATGGTGCTGTATGAACCGAAGACGATCGAGGCCGATCTGGCGGCGCTCGGCGTGCCCGTCTATCACGTGTCGCGCCGGCGAGTCCCGAAGCAGCATGCGCTGTTGGGTGTCCAGAGCTACCAGCGCGCCAAGCGCGTCGGCGTGATTGCGCGCGGCCTGCGTTGCGGCCGCCAAGCGGTACGACTGGCAGTCGAGGAAGGCCCGGCTGCGCTGGGCTTACGCCGCGTCATTCGCCGTGAGCGGCCCGACGTGTTGCACTTGGGCAACGGACTGCGTGCCAACTTCGATGCCGTGCTGGCTGCCCGCTTAACCGGTACGCCGGTGGTTTGCCACATCAAGGGTTTCGAGAAGTACAGCACGCGCGAGCGGTTTGCTGCCGCCAAGATCGACGCCCTGGTATGCATGACCCAGGCGGTACAGGCGCACTGCGCCGCGAACGGTGTGGTCGCCCGGCGCAACGAGGTGGTTTACGACGCGCTCGACGAGGACGGCTTTTGCCCGGCTCGCAGCCCGGCGCAGGTGCGCGCCGAGCTGCCCGGGCTGGCGCCGCAAACACCGTGCGCCGGGATCGTCGGCAACATCCAGGAGTGGAAAGGGCAAGCGGTAGTGGTGGAAGCCATGGCGCTGGTGCACCGGCGCGTTCCGCAAGCCCGCTGTCTCATTGTCGGCGGAGCACATCGTGCGGGTGCCGCCTACGAGCTGGAGCTGCGCCGGCGTGTGCGCGAGGCCGGCTTGGAGAACGTGGTTCACTTCACCGGGTTTCGTGCCGATATCGCCGACGTCATCAACGCGCTCGACGTCGTCGTCCATGCCTCGGTGCGCCCGGAGCCGTTCGGCCGAGTGATTCTCGAAGGCATGCTGCTGCGCAAGCCGGTGGTGGCGGCAGCGGCCGGCGGCGTACCGGAGTTGATCGCCGACGGCGACACCGGCTTCCTGGTGCCCCCGGGCGATGCGGCGGCGCTGGCCGAGCGGCTGATCACACTGCTGGGCGACCCGGAGCTGCGCCAGCGGATCGGCTCGCGGGCCCAGGCCTGGGCCCGCGAGCGCTTCAGTCTGGCCCACCACGTCGCCAGCATGACCGGCATCTACCATGAAGTGACTAGGACACACTGA
- a CDS encoding sugar transferase — MKRAVDLTLALAGLVFLLPLMALVALLIKLDSAGPVFFRQRRVGRDAKPFEIYKFRTMVVGAYQMGSRLTTKRDPRVTRVGQILRWFKIDELPQLLNVVSGEMSLIGPRPEDPYFVQFYSAAQRAALSVRPGIVGPSQISGRDELESYPEGLKDTEGYYVDHILPDKLARDLEYIRNATLMGDIKLLLHGVWVTVLGAIKTKYLWRRRKRIALMAADLALVAVAYWAAVLIRYEGAWPDDAAFALTPLLIIVLVRPVSLMYYGAYQGISAYFGLWDVVALVKAVSFSAVVAAGLTFFLGFQKFPRSVFAIDWALVLLLMGNLRYGLRGWARRGVHQHRPRKQKALIVGAGSGGEQISRMLLEDPLSPYRPIGFIDESAERWGSLIHGIRVLGGSAELALALSANGVKAVFVCPSDLHDGMAEDVITTCERAGVDYRIVPALTDLLNTDGFTVERPGYGAQRSVASV; from the coding sequence ATGAAGCGGGCCGTTGACTTGACTCTGGCGCTGGCCGGGTTGGTGTTCTTGCTCCCGCTCATGGCGCTGGTGGCGTTGCTGATCAAGCTCGACTCCGCCGGCCCGGTGTTCTTTCGCCAGCGACGCGTGGGGCGCGACGCCAAGCCGTTCGAGATCTACAAATTCCGGACGATGGTCGTGGGTGCCTATCAGATGGGCTCACGTCTGACGACCAAGCGCGATCCGCGCGTGACCCGCGTCGGGCAGATCCTACGGTGGTTCAAGATCGATGAGCTGCCCCAACTCCTCAACGTGGTGAGCGGCGAGATGAGCCTGATCGGCCCCCGGCCCGAGGACCCGTACTTCGTGCAGTTCTACTCAGCGGCGCAGCGGGCGGCGCTGTCGGTACGGCCCGGAATTGTCGGACCGAGCCAGATCTCAGGGCGCGACGAGCTGGAGAGCTATCCCGAGGGCTTGAAAGACACCGAAGGGTACTACGTGGACCATATTCTGCCCGATAAGCTCGCGCGCGACCTCGAGTACATCCGCAACGCCACGCTGATGGGGGACATCAAGTTGCTGCTGCACGGCGTCTGGGTCACTGTCCTGGGTGCAATCAAGACCAAGTACCTGTGGCGGCGCCGCAAGCGCATCGCTTTGATGGCGGCCGACCTGGCATTGGTGGCGGTGGCCTATTGGGCAGCGGTCCTAATCCGCTACGAAGGGGCGTGGCCCGATGACGCGGCATTTGCGCTGACGCCGTTGCTGATCATCGTCCTCGTCCGGCCGGTTTCCTTGATGTACTACGGTGCCTACCAGGGCATTTCAGCCTACTTCGGCCTGTGGGACGTGGTGGCCTTGGTCAAAGCCGTCTCTTTCAGCGCGGTGGTCGCCGCCGGCCTGACGTTCTTTCTGGGCTTTCAGAAGTTTCCCCGCTCGGTGTTCGCGATTGATTGGGCCCTGGTCCTTCTGCTCATGGGGAACTTGCGCTACGGCCTGCGCGGCTGGGCGCGCCGCGGCGTGCACCAGCACCGCCCACGCAAGCAAAAGGCCCTCATCGTCGGTGCCGGCAGCGGCGGCGAGCAAATCAGCCGCATGTTGCTGGAAGATCCGTTGTCGCCCTACCGCCCGATCGGGTTCATCGATGAATCAGCCGAACGGTGGGGCTCGCTGATCCACGGCATCCGGGTGCTGGGCGGGAGCGCCGAGCTGGCGCTGGCGTTGTCGGCCAATGGCGTCAAAGCCGTGTTCGTGTGCCCGTCGGATTTACACGACGGCATGGCCGAGGACGTGATAACGACTTGCGAACGGGCGGGCGTTGACTACCGCATTGTCCCCGCCTTGACCGACTTATTGAATACCGACGGCTTCACGGTGGAACGGCCGGGCTACGGCGCGCAGCGCAGTGTGGCGTCGGTGTGA
- a CDS encoding Gfo/Idh/MocA family oxidoreductase, with translation MTAALIGCGRIAQVHQQYLATVPEAELVAVCDADAGARAAMSARAAVPPYASLEQLLAAAAPQVVHILTPPPTHAPLALQALAAGAHVLIEKPMALSAADADSLVAAAHRNNCIVTADHNRWFDPVVQRARALLASGALGTLTGVEIFQGAVGEGDAAALGWKTALPGGPLHDVAPHPLYFLRHFLGPIATFEVMAERDANGNVAEARAIARGEAGWGTVTLSLRARPASNWVRLLGSVATAEINLNHMTLVVYRDHQVSKLIGKVLPNLDVAWQLVRDTARNGMEFVRGKQRFYPGIGAHLREFYRCVAGGLPAPVSAEAARDVVAMCEQTLAANGASQPARAVGL, from the coding sequence GTGACGGCCGCACTGATCGGATGCGGCCGCATCGCACAGGTGCACCAGCAGTACCTGGCCACAGTGCCGGAGGCGGAGCTGGTGGCGGTGTGCGACGCCGACGCCGGCGCGCGGGCGGCGATGAGCGCCCGCGCCGCGGTGCCGCCGTACGCCTCGCTGGAACAGCTGCTGGCAGCCGCTGCACCCCAGGTGGTCCACATCCTAACCCCGCCGCCAACCCACGCGCCGCTGGCGCTGCAAGCGCTGGCGGCCGGTGCTCACGTGCTGATCGAGAAGCCGATGGCGCTATCTGCCGCCGACGCGGATAGCCTGGTGGCGGCGGCGCACCGAAATAATTGTATTGTTACCGCAGATCATAATCGGTGGTTCGATCCGGTGGTGCAGCGGGCGCGGGCGCTGCTCGCCAGCGGCGCGCTCGGTACCCTCACCGGGGTCGAGATCTTCCAGGGCGCGGTCGGTGAGGGCGACGCCGCGGCGCTGGGCTGGAAGACGGCCTTGCCGGGCGGCCCGCTGCACGACGTCGCTCCGCATCCGCTCTATTTTCTGCGCCACTTCCTGGGCCCGATTGCTACCTTCGAGGTGATGGCAGAGCGCGACGCCAACGGAAACGTGGCCGAGGCGCGGGCGATCGCCCGGGGTGAAGCCGGGTGGGGGACGGTGACTCTGTCGCTGCGCGCACGCCCGGCCAGCAATTGGGTGCGGTTGCTGGGTTCGGTCGCCACCGCCGAGATCAACCTCAACCACATGACCTTGGTGGTCTATCGCGACCACCAGGTGTCGAAGCTGATCGGCAAGGTCCTGCCCAACCTCGACGTGGCCTGGCAGCTGGTGCGCGACACCGCGCGCAACGGGATGGAGTTCGTGCGCGGGAAGCAGCGTTTCTATCCCGGCATTGGCGCACACCTGCGCGAGTTCTATCGCTGTGTGGCGGGCGGTTTGCCGGCGCCGGTGAGCGCCGAGGCGGCCCGCGACGTGGTCGCCATGTGCGAGCAGACTTTGGCGGCGAACGGTGCCTCGCAGCCGGCTCGGGCGGTTGGCCTGTGA
- a CDS encoding NAD-dependent epimerase/dehydratase family protein, whose amino-acid sequence MRALVTGAAGFLGRHVVARLLAEQVAVRALVRREHAALPAAAEQIVGDICDEGAVARAVAGVDWVIHTAARVATSGTWAEFEAANVAGTELVLRTAAAAGVARVVHVSSLSVYAVPANGVTITEDSPYEAGAGERGFYSKSKLIADRLVMQAAHGGAPATVVRPGLLYGPGRRPPLARQAVALGPARVILGSRKYLMPMSYVENTAAALLLAARAEGAAGRAYTVVDANVPHAEYARRYRQAAGQQWQAVYVPAGLLMPLARCAELASAVIRRAAPLTRHQLRRATWSAFYDCARAERELGWRPQVDLEEGLRRSFAAID is encoded by the coding sequence GTGAGAGCGCTGGTTACAGGCGCCGCCGGGTTTCTCGGGCGCCACGTAGTTGCACGACTACTGGCAGAGCAGGTGGCGGTGCGCGCGCTGGTGCGCCGCGAGCACGCCGCGCTGCCGGCGGCCGCCGAGCAGATCGTCGGTGATATCTGCGACGAGGGGGCGGTGGCCCGCGCCGTGGCGGGCGTGGACTGGGTGATCCACACGGCCGCGCGGGTGGCCACCAGCGGTACGTGGGCGGAATTCGAGGCGGCTAACGTCGCCGGTACCGAGTTGGTCTTGCGCACTGCCGCCGCCGCCGGGGTGGCGCGCGTGGTGCACGTGAGTTCTTTGAGCGTCTACGCGGTGCCGGCGAACGGGGTCACGATCACTGAGGACAGCCCGTACGAAGCCGGTGCCGGCGAGCGGGGCTTCTACTCGAAGTCGAAGTTGATCGCCGATCGCCTGGTCATGCAGGCTGCGCACGGCGGCGCCCCGGCCACCGTGGTGCGGCCGGGGCTGTTGTACGGGCCGGGCCGCCGGCCGCCGTTGGCGCGCCAGGCGGTGGCGCTCGGACCAGCGCGCGTCATCCTCGGCAGCCGAAAGTATCTGATGCCGATGAGCTACGTCGAAAACACGGCCGCGGCGCTGCTGCTAGCGGCACGGGCCGAAGGTGCAGCGGGCAGAGCTTACACCGTGGTCGATGCCAACGTACCCCACGCCGAGTATGCGCGGCGTTATCGCCAAGCCGCCGGCCAGCAGTGGCAGGCGGTATATGTGCCGGCCGGATTACTCATGCCGTTGGCTCGCTGTGCCGAGCTGGCGAGTGCCGTCATCCGTCGTGCCGCGCCGCTTACCCGGCACCAACTCCGCCGCGCCACTTGGAGTGCCTTCTACGACTGTGCTCGGGCTGAGCGCGAGCTGGGCTGGCGCCCGCAAGTGGATCTCGAGGAAGGATTGCGCCGCAGCTTTGCGGCAATTGACTGA
- a CDS encoding class I SAM-dependent methyltransferase → MPLAAPAEIQGYYRDREVVARYLERRTAQPLNGTLHAAQVRFLRRLIAERAPQRVLEIAPGPARLTAELPLPGLGLALEYSEGMLAAASDRITPTSHWRLARADAFHLPVRDGQADLVFTLRFIRRFQAADRQRVYAEIHRVLKPGGSLVLDAQNRAVALPHRLERGLEKYPVHDELYDRPQLEAELVAAGFRVRHLEGMIRHARLQRSLNRLRRVRLSAVARALIAVLEHVPSANPSTWMVLCEKTG, encoded by the coding sequence ATGCCGCTTGCAGCGCCGGCCGAAATCCAGGGCTACTATCGTGACCGCGAGGTGGTGGCGCGCTACCTCGAACGTCGCACCGCGCAGCCGCTCAACGGTACGTTGCACGCGGCGCAAGTGCGCTTCCTGCGCCGCCTGATCGCCGAGCGCGCTCCGCAACGTGTGCTCGAGATTGCCCCCGGACCGGCTCGTTTGACCGCTGAGCTGCCGCTGCCTGGTCTCGGTCTGGCCCTTGAGTACAGCGAAGGCATGCTGGCGGCTGCTAGTGACCGGATTACACCCACCTCCCATTGGCGCCTGGCCCGCGCCGACGCATTCCACCTGCCGGTGCGCGACGGCCAGGCCGACTTGGTGTTTACGTTGCGATTCATTCGCCGCTTTCAAGCCGCCGACCGGCAGCGGGTGTACGCCGAGATCCATCGTGTGCTCAAACCCGGCGGCAGCTTGGTGTTGGATGCGCAGAACCGGGCGGTGGCGCTGCCCCATCGGCTCGAACGGGGCTTGGAAAAATATCCGGTGCACGACGAGCTATATGATCGGCCGCAGCTCGAGGCGGAGTTAGTGGCGGCCGGTTTTCGCGTGCGGCACCTCGAAGGCATGATCCGGCACGCGCGGCTCCAGCGCTCACTCAACCGGTTGCGGCGAGTACGCCTCAGTGCGGTCGCGCGAGCGTTGATCGCGGTTTTGGAGCACGTACCGAGCGCCAATCCGTCGACCTGGATGGTGTTGTGCGAGAAGACAGGCTGA